A region of the Micromonospora sediminicola genome:
TCGCCGGCCTCGATCTGGTCGTCCACCGGCAGCGGCAGCGGCGCGGCCTCGGAGAGCACCTCCAGCGCGGCGGCGGTCACCTCGACCTCGCCGGTCGGCAGGTCCGGGTTCTCGTTGCCCTCGGGGCGACGGGTCACCTCGCCGACGACCTTGACGCAGAACTCGTTGCGCAGCGCGTGCGCGTCCTCCTCGCGGAAGACCACCTGCACGACGCCGGAGGCGTCGCGCAGGTCGACGAAGATGACACCGCCGTGGTCGCGCCGGCGGGCCACCCACCCGGCGAGCGTCACCGTCGAGCCGGCGTCCGCGGCGCGCAGGCTTCCGGCATTGTGGGTACGGATCACGGCTGGCGTCTCCTCATCTGGTCCACGACTGCTTCCCGCATTCTGTCAGGGCGGACCGGCCGGCTCCCGGGCACCCGTCGGAGCGGCCCGGCCCGGGGGTGTGGCAAAGCCGGGCCGTGACCCGGGCGGACGGTTACCGTGGCCGGGTGCGTGCCGTACCGAGCTGGGCCGTGGCCGTCGCGGCGGCCGCGCCCGCGATGCTGGTGACGGGATGGACGGTCGCCGGCGCCCGCCAGCCCCCGGATTACGACCCGGTGCGGGACACGATCAGCGAGCTGGCCGGCGAGGGGGCGACCGACCCCTGGCTGATGGGGGGCGTCCTGGTGCTGCTCGGCGTCGCCTACGTCGCCACCGCCGCGGTGCTGCACGCCGCCGGGCTGGCCAGTCGGTTCCTGCTCGCGCTCGGCGGCACGGCCACCGTCGGGTTGCTCGCGTTCCCCCGCCCCGAGGTGGGCGGCTCGCCGGCGCACGGTGTGGTGGCCACGGTCGCGGTGCTCGCGCTGTCGCTCTGGCCCGCCGGCTCGGCCCTGCGCCTGCCGCGCGCCGTGCGCCGGGAGGTGGCCGCCTCGCCCACCGGCACGCCCCCGTGGGCGTTCCGCCGGCCGGTGGCGCTGACCGTGACCGCGGTCCTGCTGGTGCTGTTCGGCTGGTTCGTGATGGAGGTGACCGGCGGCTCGCGGACCGGGCTGGCCGAGCGGGTGGCGGCCCTGGCCGTCGCGCTCTGGCCGCTGGCCGCGGTCCTGTCGGCCCGCCGGGCGGCCACGACATCCGCCCCCGCGCCGGTCCCTCCGGGTCGGCCGGGAGCAGGTGGTTGACCCGCGTCACCGACCCGGTCGGGAACGCGGA
Encoded here:
- a CDS encoding DUF998 domain-containing protein translates to MRAVPSWAVAVAAAAPAMLVTGWTVAGARQPPDYDPVRDTISELAGEGATDPWLMGGVLVLLGVAYVATAAVLHAAGLASRFLLALGGTATVGLLAFPRPEVGGSPAHGVVATVAVLALSLWPAGSALRLPRAVRREVAASPTGTPPWAFRRPVALTVTAVLLVLFGWFVMEVTGGSRTGLAERVAALAVALWPLAAVLSARRAATTSAPAPVPPGRPGAGG